GCTCATCTAATGATCCTGACAATACAAGTAATTCAGCGCCTTTTGCTACATCAAGTGTTATTTCAGCACCCGGTTCAAAATGTAATAAACTCACTTCTTCAATAGGGTCTTTATACAAAGGGGTAATATGTATCCCCTTAAAACCTTCAAGTGAAACACTGCCCATAAAATTTGTTTGTAAGCGTACATGCGTTCTATCATCAGGCTGAAACTGCCATAACTTTACTAACATAACGCAACCCATTTCCGAACTTGGTTGATGTTTTGATTGCGGTGGGTTTCTTATATAAGAGCCAGCAGGAAAACTACCGTGTTCATCTTGAAATACACCATCAAGCACAATAAATTCTTCACCACCCGTGTGAACATGAGGTGAAAATTCACTACCGGGCGCATACCTTACTATAGTTGTCGCGCGAGCAACTTCAGCGCCTACTCTATCAAGTGGCCTTCTATGTACACCCGGCATAGGTGATTCAATCCATTCCAGAGAGTCGCTATGCACAACAACACGTTGACTAAAATCTGCAGCAATTTTCATTTTTGATTCCTCAATTTAATTAACCTAACCTAAGCTCAGCTCAACTTAGTTAATAAAAACAAAAGGTCGATAAACATCGACCTTTTCTGTGTATTTCACTATTGACGATTAAGTCATATGGAAGAAACAAAGTTTATTTCCATCTAAGTCATAAACATATGAACCATAGAAGAAATCAAAACGCTGTCCAGGTTCACCAGCATCAGTAGCGCCTAATTCAATTGCTTTATTATAAAGCGCTTTTGCACCCTCAATAGAGCCACCAGGAATAGCAACTTGCTGTCCATTACCACAACTTTGTTCATTGTTATCATGAGGAATACATACAGCTAACATTGCCCCGCCAGCGTCTGTTCCATAAAATTTAATTCTATCCATTTCCATAACTCTTTTACCGCCAACTAGCTCAAGTAAAGCATCGTAAAAAGAAACAGCTTTGTCTAGGTCTTTTGAACCAATAGTAGTATATCCAATCATTGTTAGTACCTTCATTTTATAAGTTAAGTGATTAAATATATTTGTAGGTTTTTAATTGAATAACCTTATAAATACATTTTATTTCGAACGAGTGGATATTATCTACCTACCAGTAGGTAGTCAACGATTTATTTTAATTAGTTTTTAAAAAACACTTAAAAATCCCAGTAAGACAAAACATAACAACATGATTTAAAGGTTAATTTTATTATTTTATAAAAATTAAATAATTATTTAATTTTTCAAGCAGAGGTTAAGATAGGCTAATAATTAGCAATAAAAATTGACATTCTCTTAAACTAAGCTCACGATGCAACCAAACTACCACCCAGTAGATAGGTGGTTTTTTTAGATGAATTAAAGAGAATGTTATGAAATATAATAAAGATATTATTAGTACGCGTTTTACAATACATACCGCTTTTACGATGGTCAGCACGAAATAAAAATACGACACCAAGACAAAGTATAGAAACAAAAAACTTATGCTTTTTTTAATGTTTGCTATCCATAGTGCCACCAAGCCTGACTAGCTTGATTACGTTAATAAAATTAATGTAATCAACTGCAATTTCTTCAACGTAAAATGCCTTGTAATGGACTATCTACTGTTAGATAATTGCCCGTCCAGTCATAGGAAGATGATCATGAGTAAAAAAGAAGAACTCTTAAAAGTCGCTGAAAATAAAGTACGTCAAGGCGGTTACAACAATTTTAGCTTTAGAGAAATTGCCAATGAAGTAGGCATTAAGAGTGCCAGTGTGCATTATCACTTTCCTACAAAAGCTGACTTAGGCGCTGAGCTAGCACATCAATATACAAACGCTTTTTTAGCGGCATTAGGTGATGTTGACGACATTAAAGCAAGAGGCGAAAACCCAATTGATGTTTACACACAAATTTTCAAAGGTGCTTTATTAACTGATGACAAAATGTGTTTATGTGGATTATTAGGAGCTCAAAACGAAAGCTTGCCAGAAAAAGTGCAAGTTGAAGTAAAACGCTTCTTTGATAAAAACTTAACCTGGCTTAATGCTGCACATACCGCTAATGGCGAAGCTAACCCCGCTCATGCTGCAATAACCACAGTAAGTTTACTTGAGGGTGCAATGATGATCAGCAAAGCCCTAAACGACCATAGCTACTTTACACTTGCGACTCAATAATTGGCATACTGAATCACACAAAACCCCACGGATCCAACGTTTATTGACCCCCTTCATCGTCATCCTGAACTTGATTCAGGATCTTAATCGTTATGCTGTTACCGTTGGGGGTTCCGTATTAAGTGACTTGCTATATTCCAACACGTTATACTTAAACGTATTAATATACTCATTAAATAGATTCAAAATCCTCAAAGAAGGTATTGGTAAACCAGGACCTCTATGACATGATTCTAATGACTCAGCTCCGATGTTATTACTGCACATAACGCTAATACTAAAAATTTGTTTACCTACCCTTTGCTGCATACCAAGAGATTAAATGATGACGTTAGATTCAACAAATAAAGAATATAACCTGTTAGCACAATGTATAACATCGCTTAATAGTGTTAATTTTTCACAACAACTAGTTGAATTTATTGATTCTTTTATCGACTATGATTGTCTGCTTATTCTTGGTTATCGACAGGGAAAACACCCCATCTACTTGTATGACTCTATTGATTCTAAACGAGAGTTACTTTTTCAGCGTTATTTAATAAATTCATTTGTTTACGACCCGTTTTATATTGCCTTAACCCAAAATAATATTGAAGGCGTATATAGCTTACAAGACGTTATCTCAGATATTGGGGAATATAAAAACTATCAACAAGAGTTTTACTACGAAACCAATTGGCAAGATGAATTAGGCTTAACGGTGCGTATTGATGAAGCACGATGGGTTGTTATTTACTTTGGCTACACGCAGACAGAAAAAAAATTTACCGAACAGCAAAAGCAACAATTAAAAAATCGTTACCCGCTAATACAAGCGTTATGTCATCAGCATTGGTCACATGACACCTTTGTTTTAGGCAGCTCTAAACACAGTAATATCAGCCAAGCGATCAAGGAAGGAGTCGCGACTTTTGGTAAAGATCTACTAACGTTAAGAGAGCAAGAAATAACAGCGCTATTAGTACAAGGGTATGACTCTAAAGATGTTTCCGCGCATTTGTCGATAACCATTGGTACCGTGAAAAACCATCGTAAACGCATATATTCACAGCTCAACGTTGCTTCGTTAAGTGAATTATTTCAGTTGTTTTTAAATCATATCGCTCGCAATTAATTCTCTTCTCTATCCCTTTAGGGACATTGTTGAGGTGTATTAACTTCTTTAACCTAGCTTTACTCATTACTTAAATAAAACAGTTAAAGCTAGAGTAAAAATATGACCACTCAACTATTGAACGATATATCCCAACGCGGTTTAATTTCTCAGATCAGCCAGCAAGAAGAGCTTGGTAACCTATTACAAACACCGCAAGTGGTTTATTGTGGCTTTGATCCAACAGCAGGAAGTTTGCATATTGGACACTTAGTGCCGTTGCTGATGCTAAAACGATTTCAAGATGCTGGCCATCAATGTATTGCCTTAATTGGTGGCGCAACAGGCTTAATAGGCGATCCAAGCTTTAAAGCCACAGAAAGGTCATTAAACACCAAGCAAACGGTTCAACAATGGGTTGATGCATTGTCTGCACAAATACAAGGAGTAATGACGGCACATTTAGCACAACCGCTAACCATTCAAAACAATGCCGACTGGATTGGCTCAGTGAACATACTCGATTTCTTTCGCGATGTAGGTAAGCATTTCTCCGTTAACGCCATGATAAATAAAGAGTCGGTCAAACAACGATTACTGCGTCCAGAGCAAGGACTTTCGTTTACGGAATTTAGCTACTCATTACTACAGTCTTTTGATTTTGCGGAGCTAAATAAACGTTTTGGCTGCTCTTTACAAATAGGCGGTAACGACCAATGGGGCAATATTGTGAGTGGTATTGATTTAACTCGTCGCCTTAATAAAGCTAAAGTGTACGGATTAACGCTGCCACTCATTACTAAATCAGATGGCACCAAGTTTGGTAAAACCGAAGGTGGCGCAATCTGGCTTGATCCAAGCAAAACTTCACCTTATGCCTTTTACCAGTTTTGGTTAAACACCGACGATGCCGATGTATACCACTTCCTACGTTACTACACCTTCTTGTCTAATGAAGAGATTGATGAAATTCAACGTACCGATCAATTAAGTAAAGGCAAACCTAAAGCACAGCAAGTATTGGCCGAACAACTCACGCATTTTGTACATGGTGAAGTGGGGTTAAACAGCGCAATGCGTATCAGTTTGTCACTATTTAACGGCAATGTGCAGCAATTAAGCTTATCAGAGCTAACACAACTTGAACTAGACGGGTTAGACGTTATCACTGTCGATCACAATAGTGATATATGTGACTTGTTAGTTACCGCTAAGCTTGCTAATTCAAAGCGTATTGCTAGAGAGTTGATAAGCAATAATGCCATTAAAGTGAACGGCGAACGAATCGACCATGTAGAGGCATCGTTAGACTTTCCACTCTTTGACCGTTTTTGGATTATCCAACGCGGCAAAAAGCAATTTAAGCTGATCAAAAAACAGTAATTTAGTGATTGTTAAAAAGACAAGACTACTACTGCAACTATAAACATATGATTTGAGTGCTAAAACACTCAGATCAGATCTTAGCAACTGCATATTACTTAGCACCTTAAACTATTTTCACCTGTCTACTGATAAAGCACTAATTAAACAACGTTAACCACCGCCGAGTAAAAACAACAAAAATCCTTTATATCAGAAACTTAAACTGTATCGAAATTTTTTCATACTTTAGTTGAGAACGAATAAGTGTTAACTGTTGCTAATACAAATACAAAAAGTTTTTAAACTAAGTTGACTTTAACATACCGATAGGTACAATACACTCAATCGACCGATACCGATCGGTACAAATTAATATAGATCAATACAAATAGGAAAATATTATGACAACATTAACTACGCACACAATTGAATCAGCACCAGCAGCAAGCAAGCCATTATTAGAAGGCTCTGTAAAGGCATTCGGCATGTTACCAAACTTGCATGGCGTTTTAGCAAGCTCTCCTCAAGCACTTGAAGGCTACCAAATACTTCACAAATTATTTGGTGAAACATCATTTGATGCAGAAGAGTTAACGGTTGTTTGGCAAGGAATTAATGTAGAGCACGGCTGTCACTACTGTGTACCTGCACATACAGGTATTGCTCATTCAATGAAAGTTGCACCTGAGTTAACAGAAGCGTTACGTAATCAAGAATCAATGCCAACAGCTAAGTTACAAGCATTATTAGATATGACACTTATTATTGTGCGTAATCGTGGTAATGTAACGCAAGAAGAATTAAATAAGTTCTACGAAGCTGGCTATGGTGAACAACAAGTTTTAGAAATCATATTAGGCCTTGCTCAAAAAGTTATTAGTAACTACACAAATCACATTGGCAATACACCTGTTGATGATGCATTTGCACAGTTTGCTTGGACTAAAAAGTAAGACTAAAAAGCATATTTAAGTTTAGGAGTGACGATAATGTTAGAGCAATATATACCACCCGAAATTTGGACTCATGACGCTGAAAGTGGCGGTAAGTGGGCCAGTATTAATCGTCCCGTTTCTGGGGCGACACATGAAAAAACCTTACCTATTGGGGAACATGCGTTACAGCTGTACTCCATGGGTACGCCAAATGGCCAAAAAATAACAATCATGTTAGAAGAGCTATTAGCACTAGGTAAAGATGCACAATATGATGCTCACATGATTAAAATTGGTGAAGGTGATCAATTTTCATCGGGTTTTGTAACCATTAATCCTAACTCTAAAATTCCAGTGTTAGTTGATAGCAGCTACGCAACACCGCTTCCTGTTTTTGAATCAGCTTCAATTTTAGTGTACTTAGCAGAGAAGTTTGATGTTTTGTTACCTAAGGACATTGTTAAGCGCGCACAGGTGATGAATTGGTTATTTTGGTTACACGGCTCGGCACCTTATTTAGGTGGTGGTTTTGGACACTTCTATAGTTATGCACCAGAAAAATTTGAATATGCGATTGATCGTTTTACCATGGAAATTAAGCGACAGTTAGATGTGTTAGATAAACAGCTAGCCAACAATGAATTCATTGCGGGTGATGAGCTGAGTATCGCCGATATTGCAACGTGGCCATGGTATGGCAACCTAGTTTTAGGAGAGCTTTACAGCGCTAAAGAATTTCTGCAAGCAGAAGACTACACACATGTTCAACGTTGGGCAAAAGCAATGTTAGCTCGCCCAGCTTTTCAACGTGGTCGTATCGTCAATAAAACTTGGGGAGAAGCGTGGGAACAGCTTGAAAATCGTCACAACGCTGAAGACATTGATAAGGTGTTAGCGCTACAGCCTAAATAACCTGAGTTTTTAATTTCGCTGAAAATATAGAACAATAAATAAAAGGGCAAACAACAGTAATGTTGTTTGCCCTTTTTTGTATCTGCCGGTTTGTCGCTGTGAAAATACAGCTACAACCTATGCCGATGAACTCTTAACTATAAACTATAAACTATGAGCTGGTATCTAAACCTTTATAGCTAAGCGTGTCTACCTAAGCCTTCTATACCTAAGAAGGTTGCCCAAGTATCTTGTCAAACTCTGGTCTTTAACAAACCCATAGTAACGAAATAATAATCAGAACAAAATAAGGAAACAATAGCGGCTCAAAAGCTATTCAACGTTAATTTTTTGCTTACCTGCTCACTATATACAGTGTCATTAGTTTTGGGCTTAATGGGTTGTTAATACCAATCTCACTAGCTATGTGATCATTTCTACTTGCTAAAATCACCAACGACATCGTTATTTATTTAATAATCAGAACAACTAGTTCTTGAAATGAATGCCCTATCTTTGGCAATTTTTTCTACGTATAAAATTGTTCACTTAATTAATGAAACGGGTATAACACGCGAATGTTAACTATGTTGATAAGAGTACAGACTATGAAAACAAAAAAAACCGGCTAATGCCGGTTTTTATTATGTTAAACAAGTTTTAAAAAGGTTACTTACAGAACCATTGTGTTTTTAAGTTTGTTCAACGCATTTTTCTCTAATTGACGAACACGCTCTGCAGAAATTTGATATTTGTTTGCCAAATCTTGCAATGTTGTTTTGTCTTCTGCTAACCAACGCGTTTTAATAATGTCTTGGCTACGTTCATCTAATGCGACTAGTGCCGTAGATAAACGTGTATTAGCGTGGTCTTCCCAGTTAGCATTTTCTACTTCAACCGCTAAATCTGATTGTTTATCTTCAAGATATAACGCTGGAGAGAAGTTACCTGCACTCGCGCCATCATCGTCGTCTGAAGATAATTCAAATGCTTGGTCATGGCTACTCATGCGATTTTCCATTTCCAACACATCTTTGGTGCTTACACCTAATGTTTCAGCAACTGTATTTACTTCATCGTTACTAAACCAACCTAAACGTTTTTTGTTTTTACGTAGGTTAAAGAATAATTTACGTTGTGCTTTAGTTGTTGCTACTTTTACTATGCGCCAGTTTTTTAAGACAAACTCATGAATTTCTGCTTTGATCCAATGAACAGCAAATGATACTAAACGTACACCTACTTCAGGATTAAAGCGCTTAACCGCTTTCATTAAGCCAACGTTGCCTTCTTGTACTAAATCGGCGTGTGCTAAACCATAGCCTGAATAACCTTTCGCTACATGAATAACAAAGCGTAAATGCGACATAATAAGTTTTTGCGCCGCTTTCAAATCGTTTTCTTCATAAAGGCGAGTTGCGAGATCTTTCTCTTCTTCAGCGGTAAGCATTGGAATGCTATATGCTGATTGCATGTAAGACTCAATACTGCCGCTACGTGGTACTGTTAGTTGCATTGTATTACTCATTATAAATAACCTCTATTTTTTGTACTCAAAAATTTTTATTCTTCGTCTTTTTTTTCACTCTGAATTATAACATAAATCAGGCTGGTTAACTACAAACGCCTTACCAGCAAAGATGAGCGATGACAAACATTAGCTTAATAGATAGGGCAAAACAAGATGATCTTTCAATAATTTTATGAAATATTTGTTAAAAAGTGTGTTTTTCTTATTTTTATTTTAAAAATCAGAAAGATAACGGGTTAACTAATGGTGTGTAAAATTGGGGTTAATCGGCATTAGGTTCAATAGCGCGTATGTGTTTACGTACCGAGATATAGCTACCAGCCAAACCTAAGGTAACCGCTATCGCTATTAACAATAAAGCTTCATTAAACGCTAAGCCCTGTAATTGAAAATTACTTTGATATAAATCGGTTAATTCACTGATAGAGCCAGTTAAATATTGCGCCAGTATTGCGACTGACAAGCAAGATAATAATCCACCAAAAACCCCATACCACATGCCACTATACAGAAAAGGTCTTTGGATAAAGCTGTCTGTTGCGCCAACAAGTTTCATTACAGCAATCGCATCTTTTTGGTTCAAAATTGCTAAACGAATAGTGTTACCTACAATTAATACCACCGACATACATAATAGCAAAGCAACGCCAATCACAATATCTTCTATAAGATGTGCTACAGCTTCTAGGCGTGTTAGCCATTCTAAATCAAGCTTCCCTTGATCAACTTCACGTTCCTGCTTTAGTTTTACTAATAATTCATTAGCAGCACTGGCTTGACTAGAACGTTCAGTAGGCGAGACTAAAATGGTTGCTGGTAAAGGGTTTTCATCTAAATATTCTAACGATTCACCAAAACCAGATAATATTTTAAACTCTTTCAGCGCTTGCTTAGCAGAAATATAGCGAACGTCACTCACGTCAGAATATAACTTAATACGTTTTACTAGGTTCTCTGCACTTTTTTCTGTAGTAGATAGCTTTAAAAATAGTGTGATTTGTGACGCACTGTCCCATTGCTCACTCACTTGCTGAGCATTTTTTACAAACAAATGTAATGTTGCTGGTAAGGCTAAGCTAATACCTAAGACAAACACGGTCATTACTGAGGTAAAAGGTGTTCGCCATAAGTCGCCTAAGCTACCCACAGCTTGTTGTAAGTGACGAATAGGTAAGCTTAATAAGCGTCTTAAAAATGAAGTTCGCTGACTTAAACCACTTGAATGCAAGTTGTTACTCATAAGCCACTCCTTGTGCTTGTAAGCCCTCAACAATACCATCGTTAATCATGGTACCTTCTTTTAATGTTAAGGTGCGGTATCTCATACGAGCGATTAAGCCAAGATCATGTGTGGCGATAAGTACAGTAACGCCTGCGGCATTAAATTCTTCAAAAAGACTGATGATATCAAGCGACAGTTTAGGGTCTAAATTACCGGTTGGTTCATCGGCAAGTAAAATTGGGGGTTTATTAACAATAGCACGAGCAATACCTACTCGTTGCTGCTCTCCACCTGATAGCATATGAGGGAAACACTTTAGTTTTGCACTTAAATGTACTTTATCTAGGGCTGTTTCAACACGTTTTTTAATTTCTCGGTGACTGACGCCTTCAATAATTAATGGCAATGCAACATTATCAAAAATAGTTCGGTCTTTGAGCAAGTTATGACTTTGAAAAATCATACCAATGCCCCGTCGAACATAGGGGATTTGATTATACGTAATGCTAGCAAGTTCGGTGTTATTGACTAATATGCTGCCCGAACTTGGCTTTTCCATCATAGAGATTAGCTTTAAGAGTGTACTTTTACCTGCACCTGAATGACCTGTTAAAAAAGCCATTTCTCCAGCTTCTAGATCGAAGTTCACTTGTTTTAGCGCAAGAAAACCACCAGGGTAAGTTTTGTTAACATTATTAAAGCTAATCATAATTATTGTTTTTTAAGCATATTTTTAAAAAAGTCTCGTTTTAGTTTATTACTCTTTCACAAACAAAGCATCAATAAAATCATTGCCATTAAATGGACGAAGATCATCGATACCTTCACCTACACCTAAATAACGAATAGGAATATCATGTTTATCCGCAATAGCGAAGACAACACCACCTTTCGCAGTTCCGTCTAACTTGGTAACGGTTAAGCCAGTTAAACCAACGGCTTCATCAAATAATTTAGTTTGACTTAATGCATTTTGACCTGTGCCAGCATCAAGCGTTAGCATAACTTCGTGAGGAGCATTTACATCGAGTTTTTTCATTACTCTGACGACTTTTTTTAGCTCTTCCATTAAGTGGGCTTTGTTTTGTAAACGCCCTGCCGTGTCAGCAATAATAATATCAATCTTACGTGCTTTAGCAGCACTTATGGCATCAAAAATTACCGATGCACTGTCTGCACCCGTATGTTGGGCAATAACTGGAATGTTGTTACGATCACCCCATACCTGCAATTGCTCTACCGCTGCGGCTCTAAACGTATCACCTGCGGCTAACATAACCGATTTTCCTTCGGCTTGAAATTGTTTCGCTAGCTTACCAATAGTTGTTGTTTTGCCTACGCCATTAACACCAACCATTAGCATAACAAATGGTCCATCGCTTTCAGGAATAACTAATGGTTGATCAACTTTATCAATAACCTTTTTTAATTCTACTTTCAATAATTCGTAGAGTGCTTCAGCATTTTTTAACTGCTTACGATTAGCGCTTTGCGTTAGTGAGTCAATGATTTTCATGGTAGTTTCAATACCAATATCAGCCAGTAACAAGTGAGTTTCTAGCTCTTCAAACAAATCATCATCAATTTGCTTGCCTCGGAACAAGTCAAATAAACCACCACCTAAATTGTGACGCGTTTTACTTAATCCCTTTTTTAGTCGAGCAAAAAAGCCAAGCTTCTCTTCTTCGATAACGGCTGGAGCTTCTACTGCCTCAGGCGCTTCTAATATTTCAGGTTCACCTTCTGATTCATCAAGCGGCTCAGTTGTTGCTATCACTTCCTCAGCAACAGGCAATTCAACTTCGGTAGAAACTGGTAATTCTGCCGCTACTTCTTCCGGTGTAAAAGACTCAGGTTCTACTTCCTTTGGCTTGACCGGTTCTAGCTCCACAGCTTTGGCTGTAATAGGCTCTGGTACTACTACCTTAGGTGTGAGCAACTCTGGCTCTGGCTCTGGCTCTGGCTCTGGCTCTGGCTCTGGCTCTGGCTCTGGCTCTGGCTCTGGCAGAATATCTTCAACCTTTACTTCTGCCTTAGCAACAACTTCCTCAGTAACATTAACTTCAGCAGCTTCATTAATTATTGGTTTATCAATAGCTTCTGATTCTACAGTCGCTTGTTCTTCAGCCGTACTACTTTCATCAACAGCTTCTTCTTTTGCCTTGCGACCAAAACCTAGCCACCCAAACATACCTTTTTTCTTTTTAGACACTTTATTTGACCTAACAGTAATTGCTGTATCTAAACGAATTCAACTAAAGGTTTCAGTTCGCTTGGATATCATTATGGTGTAAAATTGCCGCTATATTAGCATTAATAATGATAACTGTCAGCGATATGAGTCAAGGTAAAAAACAACAAAAGAAAAAGGCTGCATCTGGCAGCATTCGTATTATTGCAGGTAAGCATAAAGGTCGAAAATTACCGGTATTAGCTGCAGAGGGTTTAAGACCAACGACAGACCGTGTGAAAGAAACACTCTTTAATTGGTTGATGCCCTATATCCACGGGGCTAACTGTTTAGATTGCTTTGCAGGTGCAGGAAGTTTAGGTTTTGAGGCGCTTTCTCGTGGGGCTGCAAACGTTCATTTAATTGAGCTGAACAAAGAGGCGGCTAAACAATTATCGGCGAATAAGCAATTGCTGAAGTCTGACGATATTGTGGTATGTAATACAGACACCTTAGCATTTTTAAAAACCCAAACACCGACGCCATTTGATGTGATTTTTATTGATCCCCCTTTTCGACAAAACCTAATTTCACAAACCAGTGAGTTATTAAATAAGGGTTGGTTAAGCGAACAAGCACTAATTTATGTAGAAATGGAAGCGGAAAGTGATCAAGCGTTGCCTGGTAATTGGCAGCTATTAAAAGAAAAAATTGCCGGACAAGTTGCTTATCGTTTATATCAAAATAGTTAAAATAAACAATAGCGAGTTTTTATTCACTATTGTTTATTGAGCAGTAACAAGTATTTACGACACTT
The sequence above is a segment of the Colwellia sp. 20A7 genome. Coding sequences within it:
- a CDS encoding carboxymuconolactone decarboxylase family protein encodes the protein MTTLTTHTIESAPAASKPLLEGSVKAFGMLPNLHGVLASSPQALEGYQILHKLFGETSFDAEELTVVWQGINVEHGCHYCVPAHTGIAHSMKVAPELTEALRNQESMPTAKLQALLDMTLIIVRNRGNVTQEELNKFYEAGYGEQQVLEIILGLAQKVISNYTNHIGNTPVDDAFAQFAWTKK
- the ftsY gene encoding signal recognition particle-docking protein FtsY — its product is MFGWLGFGRKAKEEAVDESSTAEEQATVESEAIDKPIINEAAEVNVTEEVVAKAEVKVEDILPEPEPEPEPEPEPEPEPEPEPELLTPKVVVPEPITAKAVELEPVKPKEVEPESFTPEEVAAELPVSTEVELPVAEEVIATTEPLDESEGEPEILEAPEAVEAPAVIEEEKLGFFARLKKGLSKTRHNLGGGLFDLFRGKQIDDDLFEELETHLLLADIGIETTMKIIDSLTQSANRKQLKNAEALYELLKVELKKVIDKVDQPLVIPESDGPFVMLMVGVNGVGKTTTIGKLAKQFQAEGKSVMLAAGDTFRAAAVEQLQVWGDRNNIPVIAQHTGADSASVIFDAISAAKARKIDIIIADTAGRLQNKAHLMEELKKVVRVMKKLDVNAPHEVMLTLDAGTGQNALSQTKLFDEAVGLTGLTVTKLDGTAKGGVVFAIADKHDIPIRYLGVGEGIDDLRPFNGNDFIDALFVKE
- the yghU gene encoding glutathione-dependent disulfide-bond oxidoreductase, translating into MLEQYIPPEIWTHDAESGGKWASINRPVSGATHEKTLPIGEHALQLYSMGTPNGQKITIMLEELLALGKDAQYDAHMIKIGEGDQFSSGFVTINPNSKIPVLVDSSYATPLPVFESASILVYLAEKFDVLLPKDIVKRAQVMNWLFWLHGSAPYLGGGFGHFYSYAPEKFEYAIDRFTMEIKRQLDVLDKQLANNEFIAGDELSIADIATWPWYGNLVLGELYSAKEFLQAEDYTHVQRWAKAMLARPAFQRGRIVNKTWGEAWEQLENRHNAEDIDKVLALQPK
- the ftsE gene encoding cell division ATP-binding protein FtsE, coding for MISFNNVNKTYPGGFLALKQVNFDLEAGEMAFLTGHSGAGKSTLLKLISMMEKPSSGSILVNNTELASITYNQIPYVRRGIGMIFQSHNLLKDRTIFDNVALPLIIEGVSHREIKKRVETALDKVHLSAKLKCFPHMLSGGEQQRVGIARAIVNKPPILLADEPTGNLDPKLSLDIISLFEEFNAAGVTVLIATHDLGLIARMRYRTLTLKEGTMINDGIVEGLQAQGVAYE
- the ftsX gene encoding permease-like cell division protein FtsX, producing the protein MSNNLHSSGLSQRTSFLRRLLSLPIRHLQQAVGSLGDLWRTPFTSVMTVFVLGISLALPATLHLFVKNAQQVSEQWDSASQITLFLKLSTTEKSAENLVKRIKLYSDVSDVRYISAKQALKEFKILSGFGESLEYLDENPLPATILVSPTERSSQASAANELLVKLKQEREVDQGKLDLEWLTRLEAVAHLIEDIVIGVALLLCMSVVLIVGNTIRLAILNQKDAIAVMKLVGATDSFIQRPFLYSGMWYGVFGGLLSCLSVAILAQYLTGSISELTDLYQSNFQLQGLAFNEALLLIAIAVTLGLAGSYISVRKHIRAIEPNAD
- a CDS encoding cupin domain-containing protein encodes the protein MKIAADFSQRVVVHSDSLEWIESPMPGVHRRPLDRVGAEVARATTIVRYAPGSEFSPHVHTGGEEFIVLDGVFQDEHGSFPAGSYIRNPPQSKHQPSSEMGCVMLVKLWQFQPDDRTHVRLQTNFMGSVSLEGFKGIHITPLYKDPIEEVSLLHFEPGAEITLDVAKGAELLVLSGSLDEQTDTLTKHSWLRVPVNSEINAKAGKEGAKVWLKTGHLIDVENQIIRVQNA
- the tyrS gene encoding tyrosine--tRNA ligase gives rise to the protein MTTQLLNDISQRGLISQISQQEELGNLLQTPQVVYCGFDPTAGSLHIGHLVPLLMLKRFQDAGHQCIALIGGATGLIGDPSFKATERSLNTKQTVQQWVDALSAQIQGVMTAHLAQPLTIQNNADWIGSVNILDFFRDVGKHFSVNAMINKESVKQRLLRPEQGLSFTEFSYSLLQSFDFAELNKRFGCSLQIGGNDQWGNIVSGIDLTRRLNKAKVYGLTLPLITKSDGTKFGKTEGGAIWLDPSKTSPYAFYQFWLNTDDADVYHFLRYYTFLSNEEIDEIQRTDQLSKGKPKAQQVLAEQLTHFVHGEVGLNSAMRISLSLFNGNVQQLSLSELTQLELDGLDVITVDHNSDICDLLVTAKLANSKRIARELISNNAIKVNGERIDHVEASLDFPLFDRFWIIQRGKKQFKLIKKQ
- a CDS encoding VOC family protein is translated as MIGYTTIGSKDLDKAVSFYDALLELVGGKRVMEMDRIKFYGTDAGGAMLAVCIPHDNNEQSCGNGQQVAIPGGSIEGAKALYNKAIELGATDAGEPGQRFDFFYGSYVYDLDGNKLCFFHMT
- a CDS encoding TetR/AcrR family transcriptional regulator, whose product is MSKKEELLKVAENKVRQGGYNNFSFREIANEVGIKSASVHYHFPTKADLGAELAHQYTNAFLAALGDVDDIKARGENPIDVYTQIFKGALLTDDKMCLCGLLGAQNESLPEKVQVEVKRFFDKNLTWLNAAHTANGEANPAHAAITTVSLLEGAMMISKALNDHSYFTLATQ
- the rpoH gene encoding RNA polymerase sigma factor RpoH; the protein is MSNTMQLTVPRSGSIESYMQSAYSIPMLTAEEEKDLATRLYEENDLKAAQKLIMSHLRFVIHVAKGYSGYGLAHADLVQEGNVGLMKAVKRFNPEVGVRLVSFAVHWIKAEIHEFVLKNWRIVKVATTKAQRKLFFNLRKNKKRLGWFSNDEVNTVAETLGVSTKDVLEMENRMSSHDQAFELSSDDDDGASAGNFSPALYLEDKQSDLAVEVENANWEDHANTRLSTALVALDERSQDIIKTRWLAEDKTTLQDLANKYQISAERVRQLEKNALNKLKNTMVL
- a CDS encoding helix-turn-helix domain-containing protein → MMTLDSTNKEYNLLAQCITSLNSVNFSQQLVEFIDSFIDYDCLLILGYRQGKHPIYLYDSIDSKRELLFQRYLINSFVYDPFYIALTQNNIEGVYSLQDVISDIGEYKNYQQEFYYETNWQDELGLTVRIDEARWVVIYFGYTQTEKKFTEQQKQQLKNRYPLIQALCHQHWSHDTFVLGSSKHSNISQAIKEGVATFGKDLLTLREQEITALLVQGYDSKDVSAHLSITIGTVKNHRKRIYSQLNVASLSELFQLFLNHIARN